The segment TTCGTCGTTGGTCGTCCCGAAGGGTACGGCCCGCACGATGCCGGCGCGCTCGAGCAGCTCGACGTAGACGGAGAGCTCTGTCGCCGGCCGCGCGTCGCCGCCGTCCCGGCGCGAGCGGAAGATGCGCCCGTAGTTGGCCATGCCGTAGCCGGCCGGTCGTTCGGCCCCCGACGTGCCCGATGTCGCGCTCGGTGCCGCCGTCGGTGGGCCGGCTGCGGGAGCCGCGCCGTCAGCGGCCGCGCGTTTCGGGACGCTGCACTCCATGTCGATCACTCGCATGAGCATCTCCTCCCAGGGGATTCTAACCGAGAGAGGAGGCCCCCAAACGGTGCTATCGTGGCACGGCAATCGCGGTGACCACACCTCGGGAGGATGACGATGCCGGTATTCACGCGTCCTGATGCCGAAATCCACTACGAAGTCCACGGGTCTGGCTATCCGCTGCTGCTCTTTGCGCCGGGCGGCCTGCGCTCGCAGCTCGAGTTCTGGCGCCACAGCCCGGGCAATCCCGATGCCCCGCCGCCGTGGATGAATCCCATGGTCGATCTTGCCGGCCGGTTCACCGTGATCGGCATGGATCAGCGCAACGCGGGCAGCTCGCGCGGGACGGTGACGGCGACCCACGGCTGGCACACGTACGCCGGCGATCACCTGGCGTTGATGGACCATCTCGGCCATCGCCGCTTCCACGTCATGGGCGGATGCATCGGTGCCACCTTCTGCCTGACGCTGTGCGAGATGGCGCCCGAGCGAATCACCGCCGCCGTGCTCCAGAACCCGATCGGCCTGCACGAGAACCGGGACACTTGGGACGACGGTGTCCGCGGCTTTGCCAAGACCATGCTGGCGCGCGATCCCACGCTGACCGAGGACACCATTCAGAAGTTCGGTCACAACATGTTCGGCGGCGACTTCGTCTTCTCGGTGAGCCGGGAGTTCGTCCGTCGCTGCCGCACGCCGCTCCTGCTGCAGCCCGGCGTCGACAAGCCGCACCCGGCCGAGACCAGCGCCGAGATCGCCCGATTAGCCCCCAATCTCGAGATTCAGAAGGACTGGCGTGGCCCGACGCATCTCACCGAGTCGATCCGCTGGGTCACCGACTTCCTGACCCGAAACATGCCTAAAGCATGAACGACGCCCTGACCGGCCAGACCGTCGAGCTGCTGCAGCAGATGATCCGCAACCAGTGCGTGAACGACGGCAGCGTCGCATCCGGCCAGGAGGTGCGCACCACCGACCTGCTTCGCACGTACCTCGAAGGCAGCGGCCTCGACCTCGAGGTCTACGAGCCTGACGGAGCGCCGGGCCGCAAGAGCCTCGTCGCCCGCATCGAGGGGACTGATCCGGCCGCGCCGACTCTCTGCCTGATGGGGCACACCGATGTCGTGCCCGTGACGCCCGCGACCTGGACGCGGGATCCCTTCGGGGGCGAGCTGGTGAACGGCGAGGTGTGGGGGCGCGGCGCGATCGACATGCTGAACCTTACCGCTTCCCAGGCCGTCGCCCTCAAAGCGCTGGCCCGGCGCGGGTGGCGGCCGCGCGGCACGCTGGTCTATCTGGCGTGCGCCGACGAGGAGGCCGGCGGCGCGCTCGGCGCCGGGCACGTGTGCAAGCGTCACTGGGATGCGCTCCGGGCGGACTACCTGTTGACCGAGAACGGCGGGACCGTCAGCTCGCACGGCGACGAGCTGAACGTCACCGTGCACGTCGGCGAGAAGGGCGTGGCGTGGCGCCGGCTGCGCGTCAAGGGCACGCCCGGACACGGCTCGATGCCGTACGGTGCGGACAACGCGCTCGTCAAGGCAGCGCACGTGGTCAGCCGCCTGGCGGACTACCGCCCGGCGCCGTACGTGGACGATCTGTGGACCGCCTTCGTCGCCTCGCTCAGCCTCGACCCGGCTTTGAAGGCCGCCCTGGTCGATCCCTCTCGCGTGGACGAGACCATCGCCAAGCTCTCCCCGGACATGGCGAAATTCGCGTGGTCGGCCACGCACACCACGTTTTCGCCGAACATGTGCCGCGCCGGCGTGAAGACCAACGTCATCCCCGACGTCGTCGACATCGAGGTCGATATCCGCACCATACCCGGCGACAACGAGGACGAGGTGCGCCGGCACATCGACAAAGCCCTCGGCGACCTGTCGGAAGAGGTGAAGATCGAGAAGCTCTTCTCCAAGCAGGCATCCGTGTCGCCCACGGGGACACCGCTCTGGGACGTCCTGGGTCGGGTCGTCGACGGGCATTACCCGGGCGCGAAGCTCCTGCCGCGCATGATCGTCGGGTTCACGGACGCGCCCTACTTCCGCGAGCACGGCGCGGTCGCCTACGGCTTCGGCCTGTTCTCGCGGGCCTTGACGGCCGAGGCGATGTCGAGCCGCTTCCACGGCAACGACGAGCGTGTCGATGTGGAATCGCTGGCGCTCACCACGCAGGCCTGGCTCGACACCTGCGAGCTGTTCCTCGGGTAGTCCCTGACGCCCGGACGTTAAAGGGAGCCACTCTGATAGCCGCACGAGGGCTATTGAGGCGTTGATCGGCCGTCAGCCGAGATCGACCCCGAAGGTCAGTCGGTTCGACGTCGGTGGTTACGGCCCCCCGCAACCAAACAACCAAGGGGTTAGCGACTGATCGCTAACCCTTTGGTTGTCTCTGCTAACGGATTGCTAACTGGTGATGCGGTTGGATCGAGTTGGCAAGACGTGATCGTCGTTCAAATCGACCGTTCCAACGAGGAGCCGATTGGCCTCCGCCGACCCGCCCAGACGGGGATGGCGCCTCAACGAGCGGCCTCTGTGCAGTGCGTTCTCACATTGCGGGAAGATCGGTGAACTGCTCGCGCGCACGGGCGATCGCCTGCTCGAGCGTCATCGCCGCGCCCTCCGACCAGACCGCGTCGGCGGTCGCCGCGTCGAGTTGCGCGCGCGCTGCGACGACGGCGCGGTCGAAGGTGCCGCGGTCGCTGGCCGAGCACCCGAGACTGTGCGCGCGGCGCCGCGCATCGGCCGCAGCCAGCAAGCTCAGCGCGGCCGGCGCCCGGCCGCGCGCGGCGACCGCCCCGGCCAGGTTCTCCAGGCTCGTGGCGATGCCCGGCTCGTCGTGCGTCTCCGCGTACAGCGCCAGGCTGTCCTGGAAGAAGCGCGCGGCTCGCGCCACGTCACCGTGCGCCAAGGCCGCCCCGCCGAGCTGATTGAGCCGCGGTGCAAGCTCGTCCTTGGCGTCCTTCTCGCGCAGCAAGCCCAGGCCCTGGTCGCCGACCGTCCGCGCGTGCTCGTGGTCGCCTGCCTCGTGCGAGGCCAGGGCGAAACCGATCAATGACTTCGCCAGGCAGAACCCGTCGTTCATCTCACGGAACCGAGCCACGCTGGCCTCGTAAAAGTTCCGCGCCCGCGCGTGGTCCCGCCGGTGGTGCGCGACGCCGCCGAGGCTCCGGAGCGCAGTCGCGATGGCGTGGTTATCATCGAGCTCCTCGGCCAGCCGGAGGCTCTTGCTGTACAGGGCTTCCGCCGGACCGAAATCGCCCTCCGCCGTGAGGACGCCTCCCAGGTTGTCGAGCGCATGCGACAGGCCCCGCCTGTCTTCGATCGCTTCGAAGAGGGGCACGCTCTCCTCGAGTAGCGACCGCGCGCTGGCGAGGTCCCCGTCGGCGCTGACCATCTCGGCCAGGTTGTTCAGCGCGTGCGCGGTGCCGCGCTGGTCGGCGAGCTCCCGAAACAATGCGAGACTCTCCGCCACGAGCGCCTTGCCTCGCGCGCGGTCGCCGAGGGTACGCGTGGTGTCGCCGAGGTGGTCGAGCGCTTCCGCGATCCCGCGTTTATCACCCAGCTCACGCCACACCGCGAGCCCCTGGGTTTGGAGATCGATCGTTTTCGCGAACTCGCTCCAACGCGCCCGCAGGTGGGCCGCCCCGTCGAACACCCTGGCGAGCGCGCGCCGACTCACGGGCGTGACGGCGGAAGCCGGCAAGTCGTGGGCGCGCGCCAGCAGCTCATCGAGCCACTCGCGTCCCTCGCGCAGGTATCCGTGCGTGTCCCAGAACATCCACAGCGCGCTCCCGAGACGGAGCGCCGGCTCCGTCTCTTCGCGATCGAGGGACCAGCGCAACGCCGCCCGCAGGTTATCGTGGTCCGCCTCGAGCCGCTTCAGCCAAGAGACCTGCTCGGAGCCCCGCAAGCGGGGCTCCGCATCCTCCGCGAAGCCGAGATAGAAGTCGCGATGATGATCGCGCACGACCTGGCCTTCGGCCGTCTCCATGAGCTTCTCGAGGCCGTATTGTCGGATGGTCTCGAGCAAGCGATAGCGTGGGTCGCTGCCCTGGCCGTCTGTCAGGCAGAGCGACTTATCCACCAACCGACCGAGCAAATCGACAATGTCGTAGCGGTCGACACCATCGCCCACGCACACAGCCGCCGCCGCTTCCAGTGTCCAGCCACCGACGAACACCGACACGCGCCGGAACAGCCCGCGCTCGGCCTCAGAGAGCAGGCCGTAGCTCCAGTCGATCAGGCCACGCAGCGTCTGGTGCCGCGGCAGCGCGGTGCGACTGCCCCCCGTCAACAGACGGAAGCGCTCGTCCAGATGCGCGGTGATCTGTTGGACGGACAGTGTGCGTACGCGCGCCGCCGCCAGCTCGAGTGCGAGGGGAATGCCGTCCAGCCGCTGACAGATCTGCACCACAGCGGGCGCGGTGCCATCCGTGAGAGTGAAGTCGAGCTTCACGGCGGCGGCGCGGTCGACGAAAAGCCGGATCGCCTCATACTCCGTGAGGCGCTCGAGTGGTGGCAAGTGACCCGAGTCGGGTAGGGATAGGGGTGGGACGCGGAAGGTGACCTCGCCCGTCAGGCCGAGCGCCTCGCGGCTGGTTGACAGGATCTTCACTTCCGGGCAGCCGCGCAGCAGCGCGTCCGAGAGGCGGGCGCACGCGTCGATCAGGTGCTCGCAGTTGTCGAAGAGCAACAGCACGCGCTTCGGAC is part of the Candidatus Rokuibacteriota bacterium genome and harbors:
- a CDS encoding alpha/beta fold hydrolase, with the translated sequence MPVFTRPDAEIHYEVHGSGYPLLLFAPGGLRSQLEFWRHSPGNPDAPPPWMNPMVDLAGRFTVIGMDQRNAGSSRGTVTATHGWHTYAGDHLALMDHLGHRRFHVMGGCIGATFCLTLCEMAPERITAAVLQNPIGLHENRDTWDDGVRGFAKTMLARDPTLTEDTIQKFGHNMFGGDFVFSVSREFVRRCRTPLLLQPGVDKPHPAETSAEIARLAPNLEIQKDWRGPTHLTESIRWVTDFLTRNMPKA
- a CDS encoding M20/M25/M40 family metallo-hydrolase, translated to MNDALTGQTVELLQQMIRNQCVNDGSVASGQEVRTTDLLRTYLEGSGLDLEVYEPDGAPGRKSLVARIEGTDPAAPTLCLMGHTDVVPVTPATWTRDPFGGELVNGEVWGRGAIDMLNLTASQAVALKALARRGWRPRGTLVYLACADEEAGGALGAGHVCKRHWDALRADYLLTENGGTVSSHGDELNVTVHVGEKGVAWRRLRVKGTPGHGSMPYGADNALVKAAHVVSRLADYRPAPYVDDLWTAFVASLSLDPALKAALVDPSRVDETIAKLSPDMAKFAWSATHTTFSPNMCRAGVKTNVIPDVVDIEVDIRTIPGDNEDEVRRHIDKALGDLSEEVKIEKLFSKQASVSPTGTPLWDVLGRVVDGHYPGAKLLPRMIVGFTDAPYFREHGAVAYGFGLFSRALTAEAMSSRFHGNDERVDVESLALTTQAWLDTCELFLG
- a CDS encoding tetratricopeptide repeat protein gives rise to the protein MSGLTLSHTARVLSVAHGGQILLSSATQELVRNDPASLVELRDLGLHRLRDLARAEHIYQVVAQDLPDTFPALTSLEVVPNNLPRQLTTFIGRERVIAEAKRLLAETHLLTVTGPGGSGKTRLSLEIAASLLDEYPDGVWLVEFAPQADPALVPQVLATTLGAREEAGGRPLVTTLVDHLRPKRVLLLFDNCEHLIDACARLSDALLRGCPEVKILSTSREALGLTGEVTFRVPPLSLPDSGHLPPLERLTEYEAIRLFVDRAAAVKLDFTLTDGTAPAVVQICQRLDGIPLALELAAARVRTLSVQQITAHLDERFRLLTGGSRTALPRHQTLRGLIDWSYGLLSEAERGLFRRVSVFVGGWTLEAAAAVCVGDGVDRYDIVDLLGRLVDKSLCLTDGQGSDPRYRLLETIRQYGLEKLMETAEGQVVRDHHRDFYLGFAEDAEPRLRGSEQVSWLKRLEADHDNLRAALRWSLDREETEPALRLGSALWMFWDTHGYLREGREWLDELLARAHDLPASAVTPVSRRALARVFDGAAHLRARWSEFAKTIDLQTQGLAVWRELGDKRGIAEALDHLGDTTRTLGDRARGKALVAESLALFRELADQRGTAHALNNLAEMVSADGDLASARSLLEESVPLFEAIEDRRGLSHALDNLGGVLTAEGDFGPAEALYSKSLRLAEELDDNHAIATALRSLGGVAHHRRDHARARNFYEASVARFREMNDGFCLAKSLIGFALASHEAGDHEHARTVGDQGLGLLREKDAKDELAPRLNQLGGAALAHGDVARAARFFQDSLALYAETHDEPGIATSLENLAGAVAARGRAPAALSLLAAADARRRAHSLGCSASDRGTFDRAVVAARAQLDAATADAVWSEGAAMTLEQAIARAREQFTDLPAM